AATATCGTTTTGCATCTGATCGCGATTGCAAATGAGTTAGGCATTAAGATTACCTTAGACGATTTTGATCACTACGCCAGCAAGCTTCCCTGCATCGTAGGCGTCATTCCCAGCGGTCCTTATACCGTTGTGGATTTCCATTATGCCGGCGGCGCTCTGACGGTTATGAAAATGATCGAATCTCAAATCTATACCAATGTGCCTACTATGGATGGCCGTACATGGAAAGAACTTCTTGCAAATGTGGAGGCTAAAAGTTCCGATATTATCAGAACTCTTGCTGATCCCTTATTTAAGGAACCGGGGCTTAAAATTCTGAAGGGAAATCTTTCTCCCACCGGCTCCATCGTTCGTCCTACCGGAGTCCCGGCGGAAATGAAACAATTCTCCGGCAAGGCGAGAGTGTTCAGCAGCGATTTAGATTCTTTTGCCGCGATTGAACGTGGCGAGATCGTAGCGGGAGATGTCATTGTTATCCGCTACGAAGGTTGTGTGGGGGCACCCGGCATGACTGAGCTGATGGTAACAACGGATGCCTTAATTGCCCATGGGCTGCATAAAAGTGTCGGTCTTATTTCAGACGCGCGATTCTCTGGCTTTAATTATGGTGCCATTGTTGGTCATGTTACGCCGGAAGCGGCCAAAGGCGGTCTGATTGCATTGATAGAGGAAGGCGATATCATTTCCGTTGACACTGTGCAAGGGACCATAAATCTTGATGTCCCGGAAAATATTATTGCCGAACGCAGAAAAAAATGGGTTTGCCCTCCGCCAAAAGTGAAAACAGGCCTCCTCGCTCTTTATGCCAAGAACTGCAGAACGGCGGACGAAGGCGGCGCTATGCAGCCTTGGTTAGATGATGAAACAAATTGAAACAAATAAGTAATTTAACAGATATATGATAGTATATTCCCAAAAAAGGGGACAAAGTTTAATGAAACTGGCTGCTGTTAGGCAGAAATTGTATTAAAACGGAACCGTGTTTTTGTAAACCTCCAGAATGGGTACTCCAGTTTCATCAGTCTGGAGGTTTACTTATATCCACAAGAAAAATTGCCCCAGAGCGCCGGGCCCCAAGAAAAAAACCGCTGCATTGCACGGCAGCGGCGCCTGTTGAAAAGGAGACTTACTTATGAATGGGAAAAAGTGGTGTGGACACTTGGAAATTCATCAAAACTGACATTGATAAAGCACATCATAAATGATTGTGAAGTATCAATGAGGGTGCAGACTTGGCTTTGCCCGGAATGTGGGGTGTACGGATCGGACAACGAAATGGTTCAGCCTTATACCAAGTTGGAAGAGAAATCTGAGGGGGGAGAAATTCATGGCAGGACAGGTTACTCAAGGGATGGCAGCAACGGATAATAAAGGATATGGTTTAGAAACAGCTATATTTGTCGCAATTTTCAGCGGAATTCTTTGGTATATACAGTCCATTATGGGTCTATCTCATATGCTTAGTACAATCATGAAGACTGCTTATGGCTTGCTTCAGGATACAGCATTTTTTGTCATGGCTATCTGTGTATTGGCGGGGGCCTCTGGCGGCTTATTATCTGAATTTGGCGTAGTTGCCGTATTGCAAAACATGATATCGCCTATTATGAGGCCCATTTTCGGATTGCCCGGTGTAGCTTCATTGGGCGTAATAACTACTTTTCTGTCTGATAATCCCGCTATTCTGGCGTTAGCGCAAGACAAAAAAATCCGAAAGTATTTCAAAAAATATGAAGTTCCTGCACTAACTAATATTGGAACCGGCTTTGGGATGGGGCTCATAGTGTTTACTTATATGGTGGGCCTTGGTTTTGCCAAACCGGCGGCTATTGGGGTTGCCGGCGCTGCTTTTGGCACTCTTGTCAGCACAAGATTGATGTTGTATATGACCAAAAGGCACTATATGAAAACCGGGAAATTTACTGCGATGGATCAACTTGACGATACGCTTGAGACTGTCAGTGAAGAAGAATCGGCGGTTTTGCATGGGATGAAACACAAGCAGTCTCTATTTGACCGCTTTATGAATGCTATGCTTGATGGCGGCAAAACCGGCGTTGTAAATGGTTTAAATGTTATCCCTGGAATTCTGACTGTCTGTACTGCCGTTATGATTTTAACGTTAGGTCCTGCAACTGGTGCGGACGGAAATCCAACCTATATTGGCGGAGCCTATGAAGGGATCGCTCTTCTATCCAAGATCGGTGAATATATTTATCCTGTTACCAATCTGTTATTTGGCTTCCAACATGGCAGCAATATCGCGTTCCCGCTGACCTCGCTAGGGGCGGTTGGAGCCGCGTTGGGGACTTTGCCGCAAATGCTGACGAAAGGCTATGTCGGTCCGAACGAAATAGCAGTATTTACTGGCATTGGAATGTGCTATAGCGGCTATTTAAGTACCCATGTATCCATGATGGATGCTCTTGGCAAAAGAGATCTGACGGGATTTGCGATTATTTCACATACAA
Above is a genomic segment from Acetonema longum DSM 6540 containing:
- the ilvD gene encoding dihydroxy-acid dehydratase, with amino-acid sequence MDCTRSYWNGRKAVHRRTMMKGAGYCDSDIKTKPHIGVANTYMEGSPGTAHLRTLVEKIKQGIWAAGGIPVEFGVPATCGNVANGAEELKYEQAARDIVAASIEFVAKVHRFDGLVTVASCDNIIAGCYLAMARLNIPTLCVTGGSMTAGIYKGQKMVQAQLDVAVLGGESEEVLLELEEHVCPSFGACPSMGTANTMQMTGEIINFVVPGTGTLPSTDNLKLRRSKEAGEMIVEMTKADRKPSDLITRETLMNAIAFAMATAASTNIVLHLIAIANELGIKITLDDFDHYASKLPCIVGVIPSGPYTVVDFHYAGGALTVMKMIESQIYTNVPTMDGRTWKELLANVEAKSSDIIRTLADPLFKEPGLKILKGNLSPTGSIVRPTGVPAEMKQFSGKARVFSSDLDSFAAIERGEIVAGDVIVIRYEGCVGAPGMTELMVTTDALIAHGLHKSVGLISDARFSGFNYGAIVGHVTPEAAKGGLIALIEEGDIISVDTVQGTINLDVPENIIAERRKKWVCPPPKVKTGLLALYAKNCRTADEGGAMQPWLDDETN